In Chaetodon trifascialis isolate fChaTrf1 chromosome 8, fChaTrf1.hap1, whole genome shotgun sequence, the DNA window ATAACTGCTGCCATTTTGTCAGAGGGAAAACACTCTGATGTGACAACAGTTTGGATACCACAAACCTGAATCTGAATCTTCCTTCAGAAAGACACTTAAAATGCAATGTAGACCACCTGCCTCATAGGAGAGATTTGGTGAGCATCTGGACCACAATCCATTTATTAACAACTTATTATCACTTACAACAGTAGACTGGATGGactcatgttaaaaaaaataaataaaaaataaatactgacTTAATTACTTATTAACACGAATTATACAGACTTGATAAGATAACTTTATTAGAATGTGAGAAAACCATGAGAATTTAGCAATAGATTGCCAAAATTTCTAACTACATTATTATGAAATagaaaacaccaacaacagTCAAAAGCATTTCTAAACCCTTTTCACTTATCTATAACGCATTAGTAAATGATTTATTGACAATCAATAAAGCCATTAAGTCTAGCTACTGCTTATAGATCCTTTATAaataattatcttctttttagACCTTAATTTGAATGTAGCTTTTCTACTTTGTGTGATTAGGTTTAGGCTCAAAAATCACAAACTCAGTGGTTTAATCAGTTCGTACAGATATAAATTATTCACACATCCTACTGAATTGGGAAAATTAGGGGAAtactctctttgtctccagtgAACCGCCCACTCATGTACTACATCCAATCACCTACGAGAAACAAGAATATATTTTCATAATATGACCTTTATCCAAACACCTACGAGCCTTTGCACCTCTGCTTACGCCCAATTACCTTACAGCCAATCAGCACGTACATGGGCGGGGCTACAGCACTGGTACCAGTCACTCGTTGCCTTTCCGACCAACTGCCACATTTCAAACTAGAATGGCGACCGCTGTCTGCGGTCTGCAGTCCACCGGCCGTACCAACAAACCTTCAAAGACACATCGGGAGTACCGGAGGAAAGCGAAGGATTCAAAAAGAAGACAGGCGGCTCTCTTGTTCCTTAGCAATATCTCTCTCGACGGACGGCCCCAGGTTCAGCTCAACGATGGAAATACCGGCCAAAACGCCGCCGAGGAGCAGCGACTCAGGGAACGAGACGGCAGCGCCACGGTCGTGCCCCTGCCGGCGGATAGCCAAGTACCGGTCCCCCAGGTGACAGAACACGCCACCGCCGGTGGTGACTCGTCTTCCAGTTTTCCAGGGGTACTCAGTTCTACCCGACCGTCTTTGGTAATGTCCCCGGGACTTGCCGGGGTAAGTGCTGTGGGGGCCAACGAGGTATTTTTGGAGGGTGCCTGTGCGGCCGAGACGCTAACCCCGGACACCCCTCTGTCGCCCGCGACCACCGGACACCAGCCCTGCTCCCGTGTCAGGTCAACGCCAGCCGCCCTGAGCCCGGTCCCGGCCACTAATTCTCTGGATTCACGACAGAGGTGAGCATATTAATGGTCGGTGTCTCGCCACGGGCCTTTAAACGGGCTACAGACTTCCGCATAAAATGAAACGAAAGAATTAAAAGGGTCCACTCTCATCTAACGTCAGTGTTGTTCCAGCATTTTCTGTGCGGGCACATTTGAACCATAGAGGATGTATGATGGCTTaagtgtggatggatggatgtatgaATGACACACTGGGGTGTTCCACTGCTGCCTGGATATAAATCAAATCACTTGACTGCTTTAAAACCACACTTCTATCAGTTTGTTTGGAGAAAACACCCAATAAATCTTGTCCCTCCTGTGAAAGCAGGCCTGGGTTTGACCCTCAACTTTGACTTTACCACCAAGTCTCTGATGTGAGATATTCACATTGCTGACTGAGTCCACATTGAAGAGTGAGCAGCATGTGAAGGCCCTTTGTTTGGGCCGTGTGATGGCAGCATTAATCAAGTGgtcttttgtgtctttgtttatcTCTTGTCCAGGTTGAGGAATGTCTCTGGTTCTCCAGGACCCAAGGTGCCAAAGAAAGTCCACTTCATCAAGAGTATGAGGCAATATGATACCAGGGGATGTAGGTGAGTCTCCAAAGCACATTTACATatacaaatacatttacatactACATGCAGCAGATTCAGTCACAAACATTTCTGCTACACGAAGTTTCCTGTTGgagaaatgtgcaaaaacaaagGGCTGATTTATTTTGCACTCTGAAGTGGGCCTTTAACTCAGCAGTGTTAGACTTCTCCCGTTAGTATTGTAATAAGCAGCTTAACTCTGGCAGAGAGACTTAGTTTGGACTGCAGAGGAATAACAGCAGTTCAGCTGCTGAGTGGTGAGTGCTACAGTGAATTTAATCACCATTGGAAGCTTTGCAAAAGCCAAAAGAGGTGCAGCGTGGAAATATAACACCCGATTGCACCAACTGTGCGGTAACCTCAGAGAAAGGCAGGATTGAAGTATCGCTCTGCAGGCTGTCCTTGCTGGTGTTAGACCAGTGTTAGGAAACAACAGCGTGGTTAtgttttccctttctgtctGTAGATCCAGAGGAaacatgtcatgtttttgtttttttaactccaCTAGCCACGACATGTGTTTCTCACtcccattttcacatttcactttaCCAGTACTTCATGTCCACAGACGTGACGGTGTGtcatgtgttttctgctggtgtgtgtcGAGCAGTGGTGTAGTAATCCTGATTGCCCCACAGGCCTGACTCTCAGTTTCACTTTTCAGTGCATGTTACTTAGCGAGCTGAAGCGAAGCTATCTAGGTTATATAACTAAGCTGAAGTAGATTTCTGCTGCGATATTGCCTGCTGTAGGTCATTCGGTATCTCTCCTGGAGAAAGGCTGCTGGTTGTTTGTTATTGGTTGGTGGTTTGTgaggagctgagctgtgtgtgtggtgttgttcgtgtccatcactgctgtgttcAGCAGTTGTGGTCCCGTTAAGTAGACTGTGAGTGGTTTGTccatgtttttgtcagaacaagTCAGCATGGTGAGCAAAAACGGCAAACATTGATCAGACattggactgttggtcagacataTTGCAAACTGAAGATGTCACATTGGGCTCTGGAAAATGAGAAATTTTATATTTTGATATGTTTTCACAGACcaattcattgattaatcgAGACAACAACTGTCAGATTAATAATGGTTGTTATGTGCAGCTAATCTGTGCCTATTGTTCCTGATCCAAAGATGGTAGCCAGATATGACATATCTCCATGATCAATACATACAGTGTCAACCAAAATTCTGTTAACAGTTATATTCTCATATGTCATACAAAATAATTCCTTGACATTTTGCCTGATTTTCCAAAATCAGTTTACACGTGTCATTTCCAGCTTCCTGTTTTAAGAGATATGGTCGCTACTGctaagaaaaatctttttttattgtgcagCTACAGAATATTTTTTCATCCAGGTGGTTAGAAGAGTCTTTGAGGTGTCTGGAAAAACCTTCAGCAGCAATAAATTTTGTTTAACAACCtcctgggttttttttaaagatcatTTATTTTcgttattgattaatctgccgGCTATTTTCTCAAGTATATGATTAATTCTTTGGTCTTGTTCTGTCAGAatatagtgaaaaatgcccattaGAGTCGATGATGATGCCCTcagtcttgttttgtccaaccagcgGTCCAGAATCTAAAGATTTTCATTTTCGTAGAGGCACAAACGGGGGCTCGTCCTGCTCTCAGgtttccctcctcctgctcggAGCTTTAGATGTATTCATAGCTGTGTGGCTTCTGTAGTGATGCAGATCAACATAGACTTGGTCCTGTGCCTGATTTTGCTGTCACTGCAGCGCCAGCACTGATGAATGTTGTGTGTAGGGTAGCTGTTGAGTAGCAGTGACTGTAGCCGTTGCTTGTAGACTGACACACCATCTGTTTTGTCTGCCTGTACTTGCTGTGTCCTGCAGGATCGTGCTGGTTTGTGCCAAGCGGTCGCTATACGCTGCTTTCTCAGTGCTGCCCTATGGAGAGAGTGCTCACCTCAGGTACAAAGAAAGCACCATCCCAAGCAGAGAGCACCCACCCCTCGCTTTTACGTTCTCATCGTCCTCCTGTTTGATCCATCACCATCATCGCTCTCAGGAAAgggctgtgcgtgtgtgtgtgtgtgagtgagtgtgcgtCGTCCGCTGAAAATGACATAAATGTGACTCTTCCTGAACAGTGATCCCAAGCTGGACGCTCAGAGACAAAGGCTGTCTTCTGTGGTGGCTGCTGACCTGCTTCCTTCCCTGGAGGGTGTGGAGCTGGGCTCCTATGGCAAGGTTAATGTCTCTGTCACATAGCACTTTGGTGACAAACAGAAATAGTGCCATTACTCACAAATCTGCCTGGCATGTCTCGTTTTCCCTCCTCAGACGGTGTCATACGCTCAGTTCCTCTATCCGACCAATGCTTTGGTAAGACAGAAGAGTGGCGGCGCCCCGGAGAGCTGCGCCGCTCAGACCCCTCAGTCCCGTTTCCGCGGCAACGGGCAGAGGAACTTCACCCCCGCTCGTCTGAGCAACGGCGTGGCACAGGAACCATGTAAGGCTCCAGTTtagactgacaaacacactcCTGTTTCACTCACCTCAGATCTGACTACACACACtgatctttttgtgtgtgtgtgtgtgtgtgtgtgtgcgtgtgtgtttcaggtgtagAGGAGGTGGCGGAGTATGATCCAAACCTGCTCAGTGACCCTCAGTGGCCCTGCGGGAGACACAAGAGGGTTCTGATATTTGCATCATATGTGGTGAGGGcgtgttctttgtgttcagtgtgtttacaaGCAGTCAAATGTCAGCGTTACTGTCGACTCCACTGCAGGATGATCATGGAAACATCATTTAAACAGGGAACCTTGTGGGTTAATGTTaattatgtttttgtatttgattACAGGCAAACCATAACACACTTAACACTAAAGTAAAAGTGGAATTGTTTCAGCAGTAGATTGTGGAGGGACTCATAATGggaaattaattaattcaagTTTTTGctaaaatctgaatattttcttGTCGGTtagtacatccatccatccattttctgctgcttatcCGGGTTGtgatcattttgttttgaaagcaTTGCAGTCAACAGAGTGCAGATCTCTGCCTGGTGTGTCTCGGGGCACATGGATGAAGCAGTTGTTGATCACTTGCGGCCACCACCAGCCGGTTAAGAGGGGCAAAAGTTCAGCAGTCAGTGACGTTTAAAACAGAGCGGGCAATGAAAAAGGTTTTTCAGAAAGTGCAGCCACAGAGGTCATTGAGCACACAGGAGATGTGTGCTATTAAAAGGGCCTTAAAAGTCTTAAGCTGAACTTGGTGAACCATTCAGAAACTCAACCTAACAGAAAATAACCTGCAGAAGTTGCTTCCCAGCCCTGTCTGCCCTCTCACTGCTCCGACACACGCTGCATTTTCTGCTGCTCGTCCAAACACGACAGCCGCTCTGGCTTcttaaacacatgaaaacacactggcTGTCTCATGTGGATTGAACTCGTGGGTTTCTGAGTTCGCTCATTTGACTTTCTTCACCTCTGAACCTTCAGCGCTTTAGAGAGTAAAATACACCCATTCTGTCCCCCCCACATGATTTTATTGCTGCTGAGCAGATGGTGTCACAAGACTTCTATCACGAGCGTATGTGTGAAACAATCCCTA includes these proteins:
- the cables2a gene encoding CDK5 and ABL1 enzyme substrate 2 isoform X2 — protein: MATAVCGLQSTGRTNKPSKTHREYRRKAKDSKRRQAALLFLSNISLDGRPQVQLNDGNTGQNAAEEQRLRERDGSATVVPLPADSQVPVPQVTEHATAGGDSSSSFPGVLSSTRPSLVMSPGLAGVSAVGANEVFLEGACAAETLTPDTPLSPATTGHQPCSRVRSTPAALSPVPATNSLDSRQRLRNVSGSPGPKVPKKVHFIKSMRQYDTRGCRIVLVCAKRSLYAAFSVLPYGESAHLSDPKLDAQRQRLSSVVAADLLPSLEGVELGSYGKTVSYAQFLYPTNALVRQKSGGAPESCAAQTPQSRFRGNGQRNFTPARLSNGVAQEPCVEEVAEYDPNLLSDPQWPCGRHKRVLIFASYVTTVIEYVKPSDLKKDMNETFKEKFPHIKLTLSKIRSLKREMRTVSEEFGLQPVTTAMAFVYFEKLVLLGRLNKQNRKLVAAACVLLAAKISSDLRKPEVKQLIDKLEERFRINRRELVPLEFPVLVALEMGLYLPESKVMPHYRRLVQQG
- the cables2a gene encoding CDK5 and ABL1 enzyme substrate 2 isoform X1 codes for the protein MATAVCGLQSTGRTNKPSKTHREYRRKAKDSKRRQAALLFLSNISLDGRPQVQLNDGNTGQNAAEEQRLRERDGSATVVPLPADSQVPVPQVTEHATAGGDSSSSFPGVLSSTRPSLVMSPGLAGVSAVGANEVFLEGACAAETLTPDTPLSPATTGHQPCSRVRSTPAALSPVPATNSLDSRQRLRNVSGSPGPKVPKKVHFIKSMRQYDTRGCSDPKLDAQRQRLSSVVAADLLPSLEGVELGSYGKTVSYAQFLYPTNALVRQKSGGAPESCAAQTPQSRFRGNGQRNFTPARLSNGVAQEPCVEEVAEYDPNLLSDPQWPCGRHKRVLIFASYVTTVIEYVKPSDLKKDMNETFKEKFPHIKLTLSKIRSLKREMRTVSEEFGLQPVTTAMAFVYFEKLVLLGRLNKQNRKLVAAACVLLAAKISSDLRKPEVKQLIDKLEERFRINRRELVPLEFPVLVALEMGLYLPESKVMPHYRRLVQQG